A segment of the Elaeis guineensis isolate ETL-2024a chromosome 6, EG11, whole genome shotgun sequence genome:
GTTCTTCGCTACAAACCTTTAGAGCATTATTAATGtccaataaaagaagaaaaaaatgaaacaacATAAAGAAAACAAGGTGCGTCATGGTACTGCAAGTGTTAATAGAAAAGTATTTTTGTTTCCTTCTTCGTTTAACAAGTTTATATGCTGTAAACTGTAAGTTTGAGTTGTCTTTATGCATCTTATATAATGGAACAAGTTTAATTTGTAAGGATGGGCAACTTTTTCCTATGCCCAACTTAACAAAAGCATACTAAAACCGAGAGAGGAATTGAATCTGCTTGAGAAGAGGGCTCAGAGCTTCCATTAGTTTCTCGCAAGGGTGATTGTGTACTCCCTCATATGTAGTAACAACAATACTTGTATCTTTCGATAGACGTTGAACTTGTTTTTTCACATTGCACGTGTGGTGAGTGCAACGGTAATAGCTCCTACATCCACAAAATGACACAAAAACAAAATCCAAAGATGAGAACAAAATATACTAAAGTCATATAGAGAGATCatgatatatgtatataaaaaaagtgcaaatatcaataaataaacatacatgtacatatgtgactatatatatcataatcaTAATCTTCTAGCACTTTTCGAATTATATATTTGGGATCGACTTTATGAAACCACATTTGTCAAATATCTCTCTAGGACTATCTTTGTTTTTATTCCAAGTTTTTCTATAACTATAAGCTTTTTGTTAATACATGGAATGTAAATGAACCTAGTATCCTTTTTTTCTAAATTAACATCTTttcttaaaattatatatgttatattttttcaTGTAATTCTCTACTAAACGAATGGTATCAATGCTAAAATTACTAAACCTTTTTTTCTTAAACAACTGAAGTTAATTTCTCTTAAAATATCCTAAGCAAATTCAGTATCATGCAGCTTAATTTGCACCATTTATGATCATGAATTTGGTTGGACTTGCTATCTAACATGTCCTAAGTGTACATATAACAATTGGATTCCACCTTGAACTAGGACATGCATTATTTCTTCCAAGTTGCCATGAGTTTTGCTGCTGTGGATACCATTGAGTATGAATAATCTACAGCAGGATCTCTATAAAAGTCTAACAAACTTGGGTGTATGGAGCATTGTAATTTGTGGACATGCATGAATGAAACTCCTAGTTGTCACTTAATTCAAACAGGCTTGGATATCTATAGCAATAAACCATGAGTGGAATGTTATGCCCTCAGTGTATTTTCTGCACGTTATATTGCATGAAAGGAGAAAATATCCAATCTATTAATTGCTCTGAGAACAACAAAAATAATCCTGATAATTTCACAACACGATCAGGAGGAAAAAATGGTGCATCATTAATTGTTTTTGACTACCCCCTATCAGCTAAAGCGGCTTGAGTTGCACCTGCTGGACATGCAAAGAATAGCATCGTGATGCGGCTGTTAGTGCCATACCTATATTATGCTATTTTCTCTCTTTACCTTGAGCCAATTTGGAAACCTTGGGCGAGCCATGGGAAACGGATTGTCTGATTTCTCCCAAATGTATTTTATATATACAGATTATGGAACTTGTGACACTCCCATTTCTCGAATCTCGCGTATTCTCGGCTACTCGTAATCATTCATTACACTATTCAGGGTATCAGTAATGGCAGACAAATGTACACTGCATGCAATATTCTTATTATTTATGCTCATAACTATTTCGGTCTGCTtctattatccatcatatttacAAGACCTTTTCAGGTTATGTAATATTAGAGAgtgaaaaatgagaaggtgatGATAAATTTATCCATCATATCCCTAATTAACATGTCTTTTGGACTAATTCTTCTGTCTTTTGGCAGTGTAAACATGGACCCTTAAACAGCTCTTTCAGTTGATCTGTCTCTAATGGTTTCTTTGACTTCTTTATCTTCTTCCTTTTCAATAAATGTGGATGGCTTTTTTTTGGCTTCccttattatcaaaaaaaaaaaaaaaaaaaaagaagaagaagaaaaaaacactgataaagaaaagaaatagctGGACTGAGCTTGAGCAGACCTGGGATAAGTGCTATTCTTCACCGCCTTCTGGCCATACTTTCTCCATCGGTAACCATCATCAAGGATATCATTGGGACTCCTGGTCTGGAATGCAAACCTCGGCCTGCTTACCTTCTTTGTCCTTCCACCCTTTCCCTTCTCCTtgacaccaccaccaccaccagtaGCATCGGCTTCGCCTTCGCCTGGCCTCCCCACACTTTGTAACAATCCCGCCGGCATCGGCTGCGGGAGCACTATCGGACTCGGTAAGAACAGTGAAGCCCAGTCAATGGCCGGTGGTGCCCCTCCACAGCTCAGTACTGAGGAAGGCTCTTGTTGCTGCTGCTGTAATTGGTTGGAGAGATCAGGAGGAGGGCAGTACTGAGACAAGCCTGGTGCAAGTGGCGGTGAGAAGTAAGGGAACTGAGGCATAGGTGGTCCTTCTCCATCCAAGGGTTCCATTGGACTCATACCAGTTCAACCACCGATCAAGGATAGGAACCCCGCAGGATTTAAAGGGGGGAAGAAAACTGGAGAGACGAGGGAAGTTTTATTCTTAGGATTAGATGTACTGGTGAGAATAGGTCGGGAAGCGTCAACTGTACTAGCCAAGGTGACAGAAGCACGCACACGTGCTGGAGAGAACCAACGATATCCAACTACTTGTCTTTCGGTTCAACCGCCCTGCCCGTCCCCTAGctatttgatatattttgaatAGAGCTTGTGAATCACTGAACCATGCATGGCTCGCACTCTTGCCCATTTATCGAAACTAGTGAAGAGCAAGCTATATTTTTCTATGAATGCATGGCCAACCTCCCAGTTTAAaagacttatatatatatatatatatataactaaaatttgattaaattgacATTCTATAATAGAGATCTTATGTCAATGATCCAAACAATTAAATATGTCCTACTACttcaaaattatttatacataaaaaatcatatgatttaaagactcatcaagtaattaaaaattagataatttaaataaaattaaattagatatttttttgatcactGAATATATAGATTAAGAATTTTCAAATCGTATAATTTTTAACGCATCCAATGACTTAGATTATCAATATAGGATCTCAATTATCCAACTTTATTCCGGTCGAATTGAACCTAAATCTGATCGATTTTATTCATATCTacctgtatgtatatatatatatatatatatatatatatatatatatatatatatatatatatatatatatatatatatatatatatatatatatatatttctttaagattaaaactttaaatacaattTATATAAAACGTCTTTTGTTAGATAGAAAGAGTTTTTTTGGCTAAGAAATTAGCAGTAGACCTAGTGCTAAATGATTTGAtgtattccttttcttttttattcttgTGACCAAAAGAAGGGAGGTGAGCATAAGATCACTCATGAGAGGCTTGACTTTGAAGGAACGAACGTACACACGTGGTTGAGTACCAGGACTTCTACTTTCTACGCTAAACAGGGAAAATTAAAGAAGCACGCAAGTAGCTGGACTTTAGTCTTTAAAGAGTCTATAATTAAAGAAAGTATGTACTTAAAAGGATAATGTATTCGGGACAGCTTCTGATCATCAAGTGGAAAATGACATGGATTACGTGTAGTTCACTTAAAGTAATCGCCCCCACCACGAAATCTAAGTCAGGTAAGAAATGCCCGAGAGGCGTTAATCCGAACTAGAGGCTCTCAAGTAACATGAGTCGTGGGTACCTACGGAAACCAACTTTGGAAACCAATTAGTTGGGACAATGATGCGGACAAGATGGCGACTTGCCGGCCTCCAGAAGTCGATAGCAGCCACACCCCTTTTCTGTGGGCCGCTCGAAACATTCTTCAATGAACATTACCATGCGTGACGTAGCCTGTACCTTCTTCTTTGAAGTCGGATAGAGCAGCCTTAGAGAAGGACTTTATTTGGTGTTGATCCACTGTCGAAGCCCCACCAAATGACTCAATGGGACACTTTAAGGCCTTATTTGGTCTCGGCTAGAGCCCTTTGGGTTCATTCTAAGTGGTCTAAGCAGGAGCCTACTTCGCTGAAGTGGCTTTAGCTCCCTCTAGATTGAAACCACTTCAGGCCTGCTCTCCTCGTAAATCAAGCCTGCATTGATGTGTTACTTGTGCAACCCACAAGGAAGGGGCATGATTCATAGGGGGTGTTGAATTTGATCTATGGTCATTCTGCGGTTTTCTAGAACAATTTGATAGGTTTATCTTTAATTAAGAATTCATGTACGGAAgaaattttattcaataatcaaaagaAAGCATGGTCAAATTCACCAATAGCACTTTCTTTATATACAAACCACTTAAATATTTGAGATGGTCCCCTCTCTAGATGTTGAATCAGAGAGGTCCAATATATAAATCACAGCAACCGTGTAGTGCATGAGATGTGTGAGGACTTGTGTCAATGTGTATTGATCTCATATCTATATGGTGCACTAAgagtttttagatatttaaataaaattaaaaaatttaaaaatatatttttagttctTCTTTTAATATGAAGCtttaaaaaattacaaataatATCAAAACTAAATTTAATCCAAATCATGCACACATTGATCTGTGTCAATATGCATGCATCTCATATCTACGATGCACTATAAGATTTTGGAtacttaattaaataaaaataaaaattttaaaaatattttttcaatttctCTTTCGATATGagctttaaaatattataaataatatcaaattaaATTGATCTAAATTAAACACATACGAATTAGAGAATGCTATAACATGAGCTCTTTTGAGACCAATCATGAGCCCTTTGCATGCGGTGCTATAGGCAATTCATAGGAATCTGTGAGATAAATTACACTCCTTAAATAATTACCACCTGATCATGTATAATGTGCTACACCAACATTGGTACTATAAGAGGACAAATGCGCTGCAATGTAAATTAATAAGCTATCGTAACATTGCACGGTGGACTTCAAGTTACCCTCACTTGTAGTACAATTTATGTCTGATAATACAATTAAGAAGTTCAACGATGCATTataattataaaagaaaaaaacaaaaggaGAGCGAAAAGAAGGAAGATCATGAAGCCAAACAGGTATCTCGATGCGCACCGTCCTTTGCATTCACGTCTCCGTCAATGTG
Coding sequences within it:
- the LOC105036260 gene encoding uncharacterized protein; translated protein: MSPMEPLDGEGPPMPQFPYFSPPLAPGLSQYCPPPDLSNQLQQQQQEPSSVLSCGGAPPAIDWASLFLPSPIVLPQPMPAGLLQSVGRPGEGEADATGGGGGVKEKGKGGRTKKVSRPRFAFQTRSPNDILDDGYRWRKYGQKAVKNSTYPRSYYRCTHHTCNVKKQVQRLSKDTSIVVTTYEGVHNHPCEKLMEALSPLLKQIQFLSRF